The Salmo trutta chromosome 27, fSalTru1.1, whole genome shotgun sequence genome includes the window AGGAGAAAATGTGTGTTCTCAGTGACAGACCTTTACTAAAGCTCAATACAGAAAAGCATTCAGGCACCTGGTCAGTCCTAAGACAGGAGACTATTTTAAAATGTTGGGTTATAGCCCCTGTTCCCATGACCTCTAACAccctgtctctgaccctgtccCCCCACCTTCTGAAGTGCGTATGGAACGGTTGGCGGATGCAGCTCACTCTAACACGGATGCAATCCGCGGTGCCCAAGAGGAGATAGCCGAGTATAGACGGCAGCTGCAGAGCCGCACCATCGAACTGGAGACCCTCAAAGGAACCAAGGACTCTTTGGAGAGACAATGCATGGATAATGAGGACAGACACCATGGAGATATCCACTCCCTACAGGTACACTCCTCTGCCTGACTGACCATCTGTCTGgcttttctctttctccttcattCTGACACATTGCtaaacaacgtgtgtgtgtgtgtgtgtgtgtaggagaccATCCACCAGCTGGACGGTGAGCTGAAGAGTACTAAGTGGGAGATGGCAAGTCAGCTGAGAGAATACCAGGAGCTGCTGAACGTCAAGATGGCTCTGGACATTGAGATAGCTGCTTACAGGTGGGTCAGGGGTTAAGGGGAAGAGGTTAAGGGTGTTCAGACTGGCTCTGAACAACCTTGCGCTtggaatattattttttttaaaacaggagACTGTATTGACACACCCAACTCAGACTGTACTTCCCATGTTCTTCCCCTAAACAGGAAGCTGCTGGAAGGGGAGGAGACTCGGTTCCTCTCTGGGCCAAGCCTGTTCTCCTACTCCTCCGTTCACCTTAAGCTGAAGGGGGAGGAGCTCTCAGACACAGTCATACTGGAGGAACAGACGGATGAGACACAGGTCACTGAGGTgacagaggaaggagaggaagaggagaagggcgaagagaaggaagaggaagtaaaggatgaggaagaggatgagaccAAAGCTGAGGTAGAAGAGGGAGAAGGAGCTGAGgataagggaggagaggaggaagagggtgataaggaggaagaggaaggatctGAGGATaagggggaagaggaggcaggtgaggagaaagaggaagagaagtCTAAGTCACCTGAGGCTGCTTCTCCATCTAAGTCTCCCACCAAAACCCCCCAGCCCAAATCACCTCCAGCCAAATCTCCCCTCCCCAAATCACCCGCCAAATCTCCTGCCCCCAAATCTCCCACAGAGAAATCTCCCCAGCCCAAATCCCTGGATGTGAAATCACCATCTAAATCTCCCCCTAGCAAATCCCCAGAGTCTAAGTCCCCTCTCCCCAAGTCTCCTGAACCCAAGTCCCCTCCTCCCAAGTCCCCCATCCAGGAGATGGCCAAGCCCCCTGCAGAAGACAAACCAGCcaaggaggagaagaaagagaaggaaCAACCCCAGCCTGAGAAGAAACAGGAGAAGAAACAGGAGCCAGAACccaaggagaaagagaagagtgaGAGCCAGCCTAAAGAGAAGGCTGAGGAGAAGACAGACAAACCAGATCCCAAGAAGGAGAGCAAGCCAGAGGAGACCCCAACACCTGCCCCTCCTGCCGCC containing:
- the LOC115164403 gene encoding neurofilament medium polypeptide, with product MSYPLDYLYGHGSYRRTPQGHSARPAASLSSSGYHSQPWTTSQRRRPAYSQTASADSLEIFNGDMTRRNEKEILQTLNDRFAGYIDKVRNLELINSNLEQEAAALRQSQTGRATVGEHYQRELEDLRVMVQQLTGEKARTLLEHDHLEEDIQHVRTRLEDEARSREELEAAARVMNKYVDESGLARLELDKKLFALQEEAAFLKKNHEDEVAEMLAQIQGAQVRFEARDTIKADVTSALREIRAQLDGHATKSAMQAEGWFKVRMERLADAAHSNTDAIRGAQEEIAEYRRQLQSRTIELETLKGTKDSLERQCMDNEDRHHGDIHSLQETIHQLDGELKSTKWEMASQLREYQELLNVKMALDIEIAAYRKLLEGEETRFLSGPSLFSYSSVHLKLKGEELSDTVILEEQTDETQVTEVTEEGEEEEKGEEKEEEVKDEEEDETKAEVEEGEGAEDKGGEEEEGDKEEEEGSEDKGEEEAGEEKEEEKSKSPEAASPSKSPTKTPQPKSPPAKSPLPKSPAKSPAPKSPTEKSPQPKSLDVKSPSKSPPSKSPESKSPLPKSPEPKSPPPKSPIQEMAKPPAEDKPAKEEKKEKEQPQPEKKQEKKQEPEPKEKEKSESQPKEKAEEKTDKPDPKKESKPEETPTPAPPAATLAKPAEEKPAPAKESPTPAKKEDEKQAPSKTDDKPQAELKPAPKESPEKTESKKEKKPEPKEEVKEDKQEASKGSDSKEVKDMKVEGKAEKDEKSSSTEVKEKAMK